The Streptococcus sp. S5 genome contains a region encoding:
- a CDS encoding DUF2969 domain-containing protein — protein MSKKDKKIEIQIVDSKVTVGKDTFDGFTLSIGKKTIGEIADMAGQYAIIKNGNVDSLYKKLEKAVEILIENYNLNK, from the coding sequence ATGAGTAAAAAAGATAAGAAAATTGAGATTCAAATCGTTGATAGTAAAGTAACTGTCGGAAAAGACACTTTTGATGGTTTCACTTTGTCCATTGGAAAGAAAACGATTGGTGAAATTGCAGATATGGCTGGTCAATATGCCATTATCAAAAATGGAAATGTGGATTCTCTTTACAAAAAACTTGAAAAAGCCGTTGAAATTTTGATAGAAAATTATAATTTGAATAAATAA
- a CDS encoding branched-chain amino acid aminotransferase → MTVSLDWENLGFSYMKLPYRYLAHYRNGAWEKGELTEDATLHLSESSPSLHYGQQAFEGLKAYRTKDGSVQLFRPDQNAKRLQRTADRLLMPQVPTDMFVDACKAVVKANEEYVPPYGTGATLYLRPLLIGVGDIIGVKPADEYIFTIFAMPVGNYFKGGLVPTNFLIQDEYDRAAPHGTGAAKVGGNYAASMLPGKIAHDRNFSDVIYLDPATHTKIEEVGSANFFGITANNEFVTPLSPSILPSITKYSLLYLAEHRLGMTPIEGDVFINDLDRFVEAGACGTAAVISPIGGVQHGDDFHVFYSETEVGPVTRKLYDELTGIQFGDVEAPEGWIFKVD, encoded by the coding sequence ATGACAGTATCACTTGATTGGGAAAACCTTGGCTTTTCATATATGAAATTACCCTATCGCTATTTGGCACATTATCGCAATGGAGCTTGGGAAAAAGGAGAATTGACAGAAGATGCGACCTTGCATTTGTCCGAATCTTCTCCAAGTTTGCATTACGGTCAGCAAGCCTTTGAAGGGTTGAAAGCCTACCGTACAAAAGACGGAAGCGTCCAATTGTTCCGTCCAGATCAAAATGCTAAACGTTTGCAACGCACGGCAGATCGGTTGTTGATGCCTCAAGTTCCAACGGATATGTTTGTGGATGCTTGTAAGGCAGTGGTAAAAGCCAATGAAGAGTATGTTCCACCATATGGTACAGGAGCTACCCTTTACCTTCGTCCTCTTTTGATCGGTGTTGGAGATATTATTGGTGTAAAACCTGCAGATGAGTATATCTTTACCATCTTTGCCATGCCTGTCGGTAACTACTTTAAAGGTGGTTTGGTTCCAACGAACTTCTTGATTCAAGATGAGTATGACCGTGCTGCACCACATGGTACAGGGGCTGCAAAAGTTGGTGGGAACTATGCAGCTAGTATGTTGCCAGGTAAGATTGCGCATGATCGTAACTTCTCTGACGTGATTTACCTTGATCCAGCGACGCACACCAAGATTGAAGAAGTTGGTTCTGCAAACTTCTTTGGTATCACTGCTAATAACGAATTTGTGACCCCATTGAGTCCTTCTATCTTGCCATCTATCACCAAGTACTCTTTACTTTACTTGGCAGAACACCGTCTTGGTATGACACCAATTGAAGGGGATGTCTTTATCAATGATTTGGATCGCTTTGTAGAAGCAGGAGCTTGTGGTACCGCAGCTGTCATCTCTCCAATCGGAGGCGTTCAACACGGAGATGACTTCCATGTCTTCTATTCTGAAACAGAGGTAGGTCCTGTCACACGGAAACTCTATGACGAGTTGACTGGTATCCAATTTGGAGATGTCGAAGCACCAGAAGGATGGATTTTCAAAGTCGATTAA
- the parC gene encoding DNA topoisomerase IV subunit A, which produces MSNIQNMSLEDIMGERFGRYSKYIIQERALPDIRDGLKPVQRRILYSMNKDGNTHDKGYRKSAKSVGNIMGNFHPHGDSSIYDAMVRMSQDWKNREILVEMHGNNGSMDGDPPAAMRYTEARLSEIAGYLLQDIEKNTVPFAWNFDDTEKEPTVLPAAFPNLLVNGATGISAGYATDIPPHNLAEVIDAVVYMIDHPSAKVDKLMEFLPGPDFPTGAIIQGRDEIKKAYETGKGRVVVRSKTEIEQLKGGKQQIVVTEIPYEINKAVLVKKIDDVRVNNKVAGIAEVRDESDRDGLRIAIELKKDANADLILNYLFKYTDLQVNYNFNMVAIDNYTPRQVGVVPILSSYIAHRRDIIVARSRFDKEKAERRLHIVEGLIRVISILDEVIALIRASDNKADAKENLKVSYDFTEEQAEAIVTLQLYRLTNTDIVTLEEEHASLKEQIATLAAIIGDERTMFNLMKKELREVKKLFGNPRRSELQDTAKTIEIDTASLIVEEETFVSVTRAGYIKRTSPRSFNASTLEEVGKRDDDELIFVEPAKTTQHLLLFTNLGNAIYRPIHELTDTKWKDIGEHLSQTLTNFEQEEEILFAEIVDQFEGVTYFAATQQGQIKRFERKELSPWRTYRSKSTKYAKLKDQDDRIVAVAPVVLEDIMIITKNGYGLRFNIEEVPVVGAKAAGVKAINLKDGDQVAAAFKSTTPSMYILTQRGSLKRMLQDDIPVTSRAKRGLQVLRELKNKPHRVFKAGPVFTDQGDFDLFTSQEEVVEQDQILQITSTTGQVTEVDLTQLSISERTSNGSFVNDTISDQEVFSATIK; this is translated from the coding sequence ATGAGTAATATTCAAAATATGTCCTTGGAGGACATCATGGGGGAGCGCTTTGGTCGCTACTCCAAATACATTATTCAAGAGCGGGCTCTTCCTGATATTCGGGATGGCTTGAAACCTGTACAACGGCGGATCCTTTATTCTATGAATAAGGATGGCAATACCCATGACAAAGGCTATCGCAAGTCTGCCAAGTCTGTCGGTAATATCATGGGGAATTTCCACCCTCACGGGGACAGTTCCATCTATGATGCCATGGTCCGCATGTCTCAGGACTGGAAGAACCGTGAGATCCTTGTGGAAATGCACGGAAACAATGGTTCCATGGACGGTGATCCACCAGCGGCCATGCGTTATACCGAAGCACGTTTGTCTGAAATTGCGGGTTATCTTTTGCAAGATATCGAAAAGAACACAGTGCCATTTGCCTGGAACTTTGACGATACAGAAAAAGAGCCAACTGTTTTGCCTGCCGCTTTTCCAAATCTCTTAGTCAATGGGGCAACAGGGATTTCAGCTGGTTATGCGACAGATATTCCGCCACACAACCTTGCTGAAGTCATCGATGCCGTGGTCTACATGATCGACCATCCATCTGCCAAGGTAGACAAGCTCATGGAGTTTTTACCTGGACCTGATTTCCCAACGGGTGCCATTATCCAAGGCCGGGATGAGATTAAGAAAGCCTATGAAACTGGTAAGGGTCGGGTGGTTGTCCGCTCTAAGACAGAGATCGAGCAGCTCAAAGGTGGTAAGCAGCAAATCGTTGTCACCGAGATCCCTTATGAGATCAACAAGGCTGTTTTGGTCAAGAAGATCGATGATGTCCGAGTCAACAACAAGGTAGCTGGCATTGCGGAAGTTCGCGATGAATCTGACCGAGATGGTCTTCGCATTGCGATTGAGCTCAAAAAAGATGCCAATGCCGATCTAATCTTGAACTACTTGTTCAAGTATACGGACTTGCAGGTCAACTACAACTTCAATATGGTGGCGATTGACAACTATACCCCTCGTCAAGTGGGGGTCGTACCGATTCTCTCTAGCTACATTGCACACCGTCGGGATATCATTGTCGCTCGCTCGCGCTTTGATAAGGAAAAGGCCGAACGGCGGCTCCACATCGTAGAGGGCTTGATCCGCGTGATTTCCATCCTCGATGAAGTGATTGCTTTGATTCGTGCTTCTGATAACAAGGCAGATGCCAAAGAAAACCTCAAGGTTAGCTACGATTTCACGGAAGAACAAGCAGAAGCTATTGTTACCTTGCAATTGTACCGCTTGACCAATACGGATATTGTCACCTTGGAAGAAGAGCATGCTAGTCTCAAGGAGCAAATCGCGACCTTGGCAGCCATCATTGGGGATGAACGGACTATGTTTAACCTTATGAAGAAGGAGTTGCGTGAAGTCAAGAAGCTCTTTGGCAACCCTCGTCGCAGTGAGTTGCAAGACACTGCTAAGACGATTGAGATTGATACAGCCAGTCTTATTGTCGAAGAGGAAACCTTTGTCAGCGTAACCCGTGCTGGTTATATTAAACGGACCTCGCCTCGTTCTTTCAATGCCTCAACACTGGAAGAAGTCGGTAAGCGGGACGATGACGAGTTGATTTTCGTAGAGCCTGCTAAGACCACTCAGCATCTCTTACTCTTTACCAACTTGGGGAATGCCATTTATCGACCAATTCACGAATTGACAGATACCAAGTGGAAGGATATCGGAGAGCACCTCAGTCAGACCTTGACCAATTTCGAGCAAGAGGAAGAAATTCTCTTTGCGGAGATTGTGGATCAGTTTGAGGGAGTAACCTACTTTGCAGCAACTCAACAAGGACAAATCAAGCGCTTTGAACGCAAGGAATTGAGCCCATGGCGGACTTATCGTTCTAAATCGACTAAGTATGCTAAGCTAAAAGATCAAGACGACCGTATCGTAGCAGTTGCGCCAGTTGTCCTTGAAGACATCATGATTATTACTAAAAATGGGTATGGGTTGCGCTTCAATATTGAGGAGGTCCCTGTCGTAGGAGCCAAAGCAGCAGGGGTCAAAGCCATTAACCTGAAAGACGGAGATCAAGTTGCTGCCGCCTTTAAGTCGACAACTCCAAGCATGTACATTCTGACTCAACGAGGCAGTCTCAAACGGATGTTACAAGACGATATTCCTGTGACCAGTCGGGCTAAACGGGGACTACAGGTCTTGCGTGAGTTGAAAAATAAACCACACCGTGTCTTCAAGGCAGGTCCAGTCTTCACTGACCAGGGAGATTTTGATCTCTTTACGAGTCAAGAAGAAGTGGTAGAACAAGATCAAATTCTTCAGATCACTTCTACAACAGGTCAGGTGACAGAAGTTGATTTGACACAATTAAGTATTTCTGAAAGAACAAGTAATGGATCCTTTGTCAACGATACCATTTCGGATCAAGAAGTTTTTTCGGCTACTATCAAATAA
- a CDS encoding aminoglycoside 6-adenylyltransferase, with protein MKTETEMFDVILQTAKVLQVDAVAMSGSRTNLKAPKDVFQDYDVVYIVENLDGLIADLSWLDQFGKRIIEQEVTLGHRRLYLMFFEDGNRIDLTLCPKEHINEWVASEADYTVLVDEKGLFESYSPSPQRFWTSPASETDYEKTCNEFWWVSAYVVKGICRKQVSYATDHLYGICQQELLKILAWQVARDRGVVDIGKNYKYLFQYFPTEKEKEFSALLDFSSLDQITQSFLATMEFFHQEAQSLAQKMGFKYEKEVAEKMMRYAKEKLPNHSVNKEHKL; from the coding sequence ATGAAAACTGAAACTGAGATGTTTGATGTGATTTTGCAAACTGCAAAAGTGCTACAGGTCGATGCAGTCGCTATGTCCGGCTCGCGGACAAACCTAAAGGCTCCCAAGGACGTGTTCCAAGACTATGATGTAGTCTATATCGTGGAGAATTTGGATGGTCTGATAGCCGACCTTTCTTGGCTGGACCAGTTCGGCAAACGTATCATCGAGCAAGAGGTTACTTTGGGACATCGCCGTCTCTACCTCATGTTTTTTGAAGATGGTAATCGCATTGATCTAACCCTCTGTCCTAAAGAACACATTAACGAGTGGGTAGCTAGCGAAGCTGATTATACAGTTTTAGTAGACGAGAAGGGCTTGTTCGAGTCCTATTCTCCCAGTCCTCAGCGTTTCTGGACAAGCCCAGCTAGTGAGACGGATTATGAAAAAACTTGCAATGAATTTTGGTGGGTGTCAGCTTACGTGGTCAAAGGAATTTGTCGTAAGCAAGTCAGTTATGCAACTGACCATCTCTACGGTATTTGCCAACAAGAACTCTTGAAAATCTTAGCTTGGCAGGTCGCGAGAGATAGAGGAGTAGTCGACATCGGTAAGAACTACAAGTATCTTTTCCAGTATTTCCCTACAGAGAAAGAGAAGGAATTCTCTGCTCTTCTTGATTTCTCAAGTTTAGACCAAATCACTCAGTCTTTTTTAGCAACCATGGAATTTTTCCACCAGGAAGCTCAAAGTCTTGCTCAAAAGATGGGATTTAAGTATGAAAAAGAAGTGGCCGAGAAGATGATGAGATATGCTAAGGAAAAACTTCCTAATCACTCAGTAAATAAAGAACACAAATTATAA
- a CDS encoding GNAT family N-acetyltransferase, whose product MIIRPASRKDCQAIYSLYKSEKWLSFTEEKVRSLFSTNLSHYLVLEEDQKILGFARYLTDEVLTTFLAEIIIDKSHRRKELGQQLIEEIHKKYPLTRIELISEADGFYRAISFKPVGTGFRKSE is encoded by the coding sequence ATGATTATCAGACCTGCAAGCAGAAAAGATTGTCAGGCTATTTATAGCCTTTATAAAAGTGAAAAATGGCTTTCTTTCACAGAGGAAAAAGTGAGATCTCTATTTTCAACAAATCTGTCTCATTACTTGGTGCTTGAAGAGGACCAGAAAATCCTTGGCTTTGCCCGTTATCTGACGGATGAAGTGCTGACGACCTTTTTAGCTGAAATAATTATTGATAAATCCCACCGCAGAAAAGAACTGGGACAGCAGCTGATTGAGGAGATCCATAAAAAATATCCTTTAACACGGATTGAATTAATATCTGAAGCAGATGGATTTTATCGGGCAATAAGTTTTAAGCCTGTTGGCACAGGATTTAGAAAATCTGAATGA
- a CDS encoding YecA family protein, producing the protein MSIGRNDKCPCNSGKKYKHCHLKIEKLLKQMERDNLRDISEGERKQLQSHDRNRVKQFFDSKGKKCLYSNCDRKPIKSHTFPRNILEKQIARKSDNGYSVFSTDIKNIISNLQNPRLYRELFYEVNINSAGTMPLFCKEHDSQIFSPIETFNPLPTEKQYIFLYAYRFFLYHFSKEKYALIDYHDVIASEKGVGKSLSLVTRHKRNSIYANATKIANTKTNITNLDVLKIKFDQVMNHTLPSDAEIDKHFKVYVYKLKNDIKWCGAGCTEFSYNDTGIINHLGCSFGLIPQNSDFPAYFYCVVPNEENDYLKDKLLKLLNDKYDSYKNEKDTASFENIIKYYIFDSSENIIISPDIIDELREKEIWFNIEKGKLLKNSQYEWLLKANNLLCQVKGEQNKEVRNIVYNILETIELF; encoded by the coding sequence GTGTCTATCGGTAGAAACGATAAATGTCCATGCAATTCAGGCAAAAAATACAAACATTGCCATTTGAAAATAGAGAAGTTACTAAAACAAATGGAACGAGACAATCTTCGTGATATTTCGGAAGGTGAGAGAAAACAGCTTCAATCCCATGATAGAAATAGAGTTAAGCAATTTTTCGATTCTAAAGGAAAAAAGTGCCTGTATTCCAACTGTGATAGAAAACCGATTAAATCACATACTTTTCCTAGAAATATATTAGAAAAGCAGATTGCAAGAAAATCTGATAATGGATATTCGGTTTTTTCAACTGATATAAAAAATATTATTAGCAATCTTCAAAATCCTAGATTATATAGAGAATTATTTTATGAAGTCAATATAAATAGTGCTGGAACTATGCCACTTTTTTGTAAAGAACATGACAGTCAGATTTTTTCGCCAATAGAAACTTTTAACCCCCTGCCTACTGAAAAACAATATATATTTTTATATGCTTATCGTTTCTTTTTATACCATTTTTCTAAAGAAAAATATGCCTTGATAGATTACCATGATGTGATTGCTTCAGAAAAAGGAGTAGGCAAATCACTTTCTTTAGTTACAAGACATAAAAGAAATTCTATTTATGCTAATGCAACAAAAATTGCAAACACTAAAACAAACATAACAAATTTAGATGTATTAAAGATTAAATTTGATCAAGTAATGAATCATACTCTACCAAGTGATGCTGAAATTGATAAACATTTTAAAGTATACGTTTATAAATTGAAAAACGATATTAAGTGGTGCGGTGCCGGCTGTACAGAGTTTTCTTATAACGATACTGGCATTATAAATCATTTAGGTTGCAGTTTTGGTTTAATCCCACAAAATAGTGATTTTCCAGCATATTTTTATTGTGTTGTACCAAACGAAGAAAATGATTATTTGAAAGATAAATTGCTGAAGTTACTTAATGATAAGTATGATAGTTATAAGAACGAAAAAGATACTGCTTCTTTTGAAAATATTATAAAATATTACATCTTTGATAGTTCAGAAAATATTATAATTTCTCCTGATATTATTGATGAATTGAGGGAGAAAGAAATTTGGTTTAATATTGAAAAAGGTAAACTTTTAAAAAATAGCCAATATGAATGGCTTTTAAAAGCGAATAATCTATTATGTCAAGTCAAAGGAGAACAGAACAAGGAAGTACGCAATATTGTGTATAATATACTGGAAACAATCGAATTGTTTTAA
- the parE gene encoding DNA topoisomerase IV subunit B, protein MAKKEININNYNDDAIQVLEGLDAVRKRPGMYIGSTDGNGLHHMVWEIVDNAVDEALSGFGSQIDVTINKDGSLSVEDQGRGMPTGMHAMGKPTVEVIFTVLHAGGKFGQGGYKTSGGLHGVGSSVVNALSSWLEVEITRDGAVYKQRFEDGGKPVTTLEKIGSAPKSKTGTKVTFMPDPTIFSTTDFKFNTIAERIKESAFLLKDVTLTLTDLRKEEDNHVAFHYENGVQDFVEYLNEDKETLTPVLYFSGESDGFQVEVAMQYNDGYSDNILSFVNNVRTKDGGTHETGLKTAITKAMNDYARKTGLLKEKDKNLEGSDYREGLSAVLSILVPEAHLQFEGQTKDKLGSPLARPVVDSIVSDKLTFFLMENGELASNLIRKAIKARDAREAARKARDESRNGKKSKKDKGLLSGKLTPAQSKNPKKNELYLVEGDSAGGSAKQGRDRKFQAILPLRGKVLNTEKANMSDILKNEEINTMIYTIGAGVGADFSVEDANYDKIIIMTDADTDGAHIQTLLLTFFYRYMRPLVEAGHVYIALPPLYKMSKGKGKKEEVAYAWTDSELEELRRTFGRGATLQRYKGLGEMNADQLWETTMNPETRTLIRVTIDDLARAERRVSVLMGDKAAPRRQWIEDNVKFTLEETTAF, encoded by the coding sequence ACCGACGGAAATGGCTTGCATCACATGGTCTGGGAGATCGTGGATAATGCGGTCGATGAAGCCTTGTCTGGCTTTGGCTCACAAATCGATGTTACGATTAATAAAGATGGTTCTCTATCGGTAGAAGACCAGGGACGTGGAATGCCGACCGGGATGCATGCTATGGGTAAACCAACCGTTGAGGTGATCTTTACGGTCCTCCACGCCGGAGGTAAGTTTGGTCAAGGAGGCTATAAGACATCTGGAGGTCTTCACGGAGTGGGATCTTCTGTCGTCAATGCCCTTTCTAGCTGGCTAGAGGTAGAAATTACACGTGATGGAGCTGTCTACAAGCAACGTTTTGAAGATGGGGGAAAACCAGTTACGACCCTTGAAAAGATTGGCTCTGCTCCCAAGTCTAAGACAGGGACCAAGGTCACCTTTATGCCAGATCCAACCATCTTTTCAACGACAGATTTCAAATTCAATACCATTGCTGAGCGAATCAAAGAATCAGCCTTCTTGCTGAAGGACGTGACGCTGACGCTGACCGATCTCCGTAAGGAAGAAGACAACCATGTGGCCTTTCATTATGAAAATGGTGTCCAAGATTTCGTAGAGTACTTGAACGAAGACAAGGAAACTTTGACACCGGTTCTCTACTTTAGTGGCGAATCAGATGGGTTTCAGGTAGAAGTGGCTATGCAATACAATGATGGCTACTCAGATAATATCTTGTCCTTCGTTAATAATGTCCGCACTAAAGATGGGGGAACCCACGAGACAGGTCTGAAGACAGCCATTACCAAGGCTATGAACGACTATGCAAGAAAGACAGGACTCCTCAAAGAAAAAGACAAGAATCTGGAAGGATCAGACTACCGTGAAGGTTTGTCTGCTGTTCTCTCTATCCTGGTTCCAGAAGCTCATTTGCAGTTTGAAGGGCAAACCAAAGACAAATTAGGAAGTCCCTTGGCTCGTCCAGTAGTCGATAGCATTGTTTCTGATAAATTGACCTTCTTCCTCATGGAAAATGGGGAATTGGCTTCTAATCTCATTCGTAAGGCTATTAAAGCCCGGGATGCGCGTGAAGCCGCTCGTAAAGCGCGGGATGAAAGCCGAAATGGCAAGAAGAGTAAAAAGGACAAGGGACTTTTGTCTGGGAAATTGACACCAGCCCAGTCTAAAAATCCTAAGAAAAACGAACTCTATCTAGTCGAAGGAGACTCAGCCGGCGGTTCTGCCAAACAAGGGCGGGACCGTAAGTTCCAAGCGATTCTTCCACTTCGTGGGAAGGTTCTTAATACTGAGAAGGCCAATATGAGTGATATCCTCAAAAACGAGGAGATCAACACCATGATCTACACCATCGGTGCTGGCGTTGGGGCAGATTTCTCAGTGGAAGACGCCAACTACGATAAGATCATTATCATGACCGATGCGGATACGGATGGTGCCCACATTCAAACCCTCCTCTTAACCTTCTTCTATCGCTATATGCGCCCTTTGGTAGAAGCAGGGCATGTCTACATTGCACTTCCTCCTCTTTATAAGATGTCGAAAGGCAAAGGCAAGAAAGAAGAAGTAGCCTATGCTTGGACAGATAGCGAATTAGAAGAGTTGCGTCGGACCTTTGGCCGTGGAGCAACCCTCCAACGGTACAAAGGGTTGGGGGAAATGAATGCGGATCAGCTTTGGGAAACGACCATGAATCCAGAAACTCGTACCCTGATCCGTGTTACCATTGATGATTTAGCGCGTGCAGAACGCCGTGTTTCCGTCCTTATGGGTGATAAGGCTGCACCACGTCGTCAATGGATTGAAGATAACGTTAAGTTTACCTTGGAAGAAACGACTGCGTTTTAA